The window TGCGTTTCACGAAGTTCAACACGAGCTGGGGCAAGAATTTCGTCGAAAACAAGATGCCGGAAGCGCATTGGAAGCTCGAGTCGATCGAGCGCGGGGCGCGCCTCGCGGTGATCACTCCGGAGTACAATCCGACGGCCCAGCGAGCCGACTACTGGATTCCCCTTCGACCACAATCGGACGGGGCCTTTTTCCTCGGGGCCTGCAAGATCATTCTCGATGAGAACATGCAGGACATTAACTATATCAAACAGTTCACGGATATGCCCCTGTTGGTCCGCACGGATACCCTCCAGTATCTGGATCCACGGGATGTCATCCCGAACTACAAGTTCCCTGATTTCTCTCACAGTTATTCCGGCCGGATCCAAGCATTGAAACCGGAGTATATCGAACGGTTAGGCGGCTTCATGGTGTGGGACTCGGCCAAGCAGCAGGCCGTCCCGCTCCATCGTGAGCAGGTCGGCTGGCATTTCGATAATAGCGGGATTAATCCGGCTTTGACGGGTACCTATCGAGTCAAGCTGTTGAACGGACGAGAAATCGACGCGCAGCCCATCTACCAGATGTATCTGATCCACTTCCAAGACTACGATCTTGATACCACGCATCAGATTACCCGCTCTCCCAAGGACTTAATCGTCCGTTGGGCTCGGGACTCGGGCACGATCAAGCCGGCGGCAATCCACAACGGCGAAGGGGTCTGCCACTATTTCCACATGACGACAAATGGACGGGCGGCTGCCTTGGTCCTGACCTTGACCGGCAATATCGGCAAGTTCGGCACAGGTTGCCATACCTGGTCCGGCAATTACAAAGTGGGAATTTGGAATGCGACGCCCTGGTCGGGTTCCGGCGGCGGCGTACACTTATCGGAAGATCCCTGGCAGATCAATCTGGACCCCAATGCCCATGGGAAGGAAATTAAGTACAAGAACTACTACTATGGCGAAGAGCCCGCGTACTGGAACCACGGGGATACGGCCTTGATCGTCAATACCCCGAAGTATGGCCGCAAGGTGTTTACCGGGAAGACCCATATGCCGACCCCCAGCAAGTTGCGGTGGGTCGTCAACGTTAATATTTTGAACAACGCCAAGCACCATTACGATATGGTGCGGAACGTCGACCCCAACATCGAATGTCTCATCACGCAAGACATCGAAATGACATCCGACGTCAATCACGCCGATGTCGCATTTGCCTGCAATTCGTGGATGGAGTTCACCTATCCCGAAATGACGGCCACAGTGTCTAATCCATGGGTTCAAATCTGGAAGGGTGGAATCAGGCCGCTGTACGACACCCGGAACGATGCAGATACGTTTGCGGGGGTGGCGGCAAGACTCGCCGAGATCACGGGCGAGAAACGGATGCGAGACGTCTTCCACTTTGTTTATGAAAATCGAGTGGACGTATACGCACAACGCCTCCTTGACGCGTCCAGCACCTTTTACGGGTATAGTGCCGATGTGCTCTTGAAGTCTGAAAAGGGTTGGATGGTGATGGTTCGGACCTATCCGCGGCACCCACTCTGGGAGGAGACCAACGAGTCGAAGCCCATGTGGACCAGATCAGGGCGCATCGAGAGCTATCGTGTTGAACCGGAAGCGATCGAGTACGGCGAGAACTTTATTTCTCATCGTGAAGGGCCGGAGGCGACCCCGTATCTGCCGAACGCCATCTTCACGACAAACCCGTATATTCGTCCGGACGACTATGGTATTCCCATCACGGCTCAACACCACGACGACAAAACGATCAGGAACATCAAGCTCTCGTGGGCGGAAATCAAGCGCCACACCAACCCTCTGTGGGAAAAGGGCTATCAGTTCTACTGTGTGACGCCGAAGACGCGTCACCGCGTCCATAGCCAGTGGTCGGTCAACGACTGGGTGCAGATTTACGAATCCAACTTCGGTGACCCCTATCGCATGGATAAACGGACGCCAGGAGTCGGCGAACACCAGGTGCACATCAATCCCCAAGCGGCCAAAGACCGCGGCATCAACGACGGGGACTATGTCTACATTGATGGAAATCCGGTGGATCGCCCCTACCGTGGCTGGAAACCGAGTGATCCCTACTACAAAGTCGCTCGGCTTATGATCCGGGCGAAGTACAACCCGGCCTATCCGTACCATGTGACCATGGCCAAGCACGCGCCGTATGTGTCGACGCCGAAATCCGTGAAAGGCCACGAGACCCGACCAGATGGACGAGCTATCGCCATCGACACTGGGTATCAGTCGAACTTCCGGTACGGCGCCCAACAGTCCTTCACGCGCAGCTGGCTCATGCCCATGCATCAAACCGACTCGCTTCCCGGTAAATCTGCAAACGGGCTGAAGTTTAAGTGGGGATTCGAGATTGATCACCATGCGGTCAATACGGTGCCGAAGGAGTGTCTCATCCGCATCACGAAGGCGGAAGACGGCGGGATCGGCGCCCGTGGCCCATGGGAACCGGTCCGGACCGGCTTTACGCCGGGCCAGGAGAACGAGTTTATGATTAAGTGGCTGAAAGGTGAGCACATTAAGATCAAGGTGTAACCGGAGGCCAATGGTCCAATCGGCAATGGTCAATCGGAACCGGATCTGGTTGGCCATTGCCGGTCGCCTTTACCAAGTGACTGTGACTTATTGACCGATGACACCTAACGGAGGAAACCATGCCTGAAGTC is drawn from Nitrospira sp. and contains these coding sequences:
- a CDS encoding molybdopterin-dependent oxidoreductase is translated as MVITRRQFMKTSAGTIAAIAVADKVLALTALQPVIEVGNPLGEYPDRSWERVYHDQYRYDSSFTWVCSPNDTHACRIRAFVRNGVVMRVEQNYDHQTYEDLYGNRGTFAHNPRMCLKGFTFHRRVYGPYRLKGPVMRKGWKQWMDDGSPELTSETKRKYKFDSRFLDDMLRVSWDTAFTYVAKAMIIISTRYSGEAGARRLREQGYAPEMIEMMKGAGVRCFKHRAGMPILGFIGKHSNTRFNNSVLPVLDAWIRKVGPDQAQGGRYWNNYTWHGDQDPSQPFWNGTQNCDVDLSDMRFTKFNTSWGKNFVENKMPEAHWKLESIERGARLAVITPEYNPTAQRADYWIPLRPQSDGAFFLGACKIILDENMQDINYIKQFTDMPLLVRTDTLQYLDPRDVIPNYKFPDFSHSYSGRIQALKPEYIERLGGFMVWDSAKQQAVPLHREQVGWHFDNSGINPALTGTYRVKLLNGREIDAQPIYQMYLIHFQDYDLDTTHQITRSPKDLIVRWARDSGTIKPAAIHNGEGVCHYFHMTTNGRAAALVLTLTGNIGKFGTGCHTWSGNYKVGIWNATPWSGSGGGVHLSEDPWQINLDPNAHGKEIKYKNYYYGEEPAYWNHGDTALIVNTPKYGRKVFTGKTHMPTPSKLRWVVNVNILNNAKHHYDMVRNVDPNIECLITQDIEMTSDVNHADVAFACNSWMEFTYPEMTATVSNPWVQIWKGGIRPLYDTRNDADTFAGVAARLAEITGEKRMRDVFHFVYENRVDVYAQRLLDASSTFYGYSADVLLKSEKGWMVMVRTYPRHPLWEETNESKPMWTRSGRIESYRVEPEAIEYGENFISHREGPEATPYLPNAIFTTNPYIRPDDYGIPITAQHHDDKTIRNIKLSWAEIKRHTNPLWEKGYQFYCVTPKTRHRVHSQWSVNDWVQIYESNFGDPYRMDKRTPGVGEHQVHINPQAAKDRGINDGDYVYIDGNPVDRPYRGWKPSDPYYKVARLMIRAKYNPAYPYHVTMAKHAPYVSTPKSVKGHETRPDGRAIAIDTGYQSNFRYGAQQSFTRSWLMPMHQTDSLPGKSANGLKFKWGFEIDHHAVNTVPKECLIRITKAEDGGIGARGPWEPVRTGFTPGQENEFMIKWLKGEHIKIKV